The Onthophagus taurus isolate NC chromosome 6, IU_Otau_3.0, whole genome shotgun sequence region aaaaattattaacattataaatAACGTATTACttagaattattattaatttattaaataagcaattagattaaataaaatttagttcatttttattattaggcATTTTAATCCTGTCAACAATGCTTTGACATTTCTATAAACGTCAGTAAACCGCTTAGATAGAAGCAAAGTTTGTTGATTtattgtatcaaattaaataaaaaatgggtaGATCGCGAAGTAGGAGCCCTAAAAAACACCACAAAAGTAAACATCACAAACGTAGCCGCTCAAAAGATCGTTCGGAACGTAGTTCGAGTTCTCACAGTAaaacttataaagaaaaatcaaaagaaCGGAGTTCAAAATCAAGGTAAATCTGACCAATTAAttagaatatatttataaaaatcgttatttcGTTTAGAAAACGTTCGAATTCGTGTTCGTCGTACTCTAGTACCGATGGTTCAACAGAAAATTCTCGTGTAGAAAGATATAAACACAAAAAGTCCAAGTCTGTTCGAAAAATGGATGAAGTTGAACGTTTGGCGGAAATGGAACGACAAAGAAGACAACGTGAAGCTGAACAACGAATGGTAGAAGAAGAAACGGCTAAAAGAATAGAAGAATTAGTTAATAAACGTGTTGAGGATGAATTagagaaaagaaaagatgAAATTGAGAGGGAAGTGAGTAAACGTGTTGAAGAAGCAAAGAAAATTATGGAAAGACAGATGATGGAAGAGATGGAAAGACGTCGGGAGAGACAGTTacttgaagaaaaaaatagagagGTAAGATTAAAATTGTGGATACGAAAGTTTTTAAggtttatttgtttattcgATGTAATCGAGTTGTtgttatctttattattatttaaatagggttgatacaaaaaataaattatcggAAACGATGGAAGTTTTTATGGAGAAGTTTAAAATagcatttttgtttttatttcttcgcGTTTTTGTGTATTTCAGGATTAATTAGATTTCTtttgttgttcttttttaagtagggtaggatttaataatttttttaattaaaaagactttgtatttatgtattaattataataattagatTGTATgggtttataaaaaatttattaaaaaaaaaaaaacttaactatagaattaaaaaagaggGTAAAATGCGAAATAGAAAGAGGattgatgttaaaaaaaacgacCGTTAATAGCCTAAATGATTAACGATACCGTTTGCCGCTTGGCTAATATAGCTTGTAAGGTATCGGGAGCAGCTAGCAGTGAAGGTTATCGAAGAAACGAGCTGCCTATGGGCTTCAATAAGGACCTACCTCCTCTAGCAGGTATTATCCAgcctttttttcttatttatttttcttaattccattttttaaatttattttgtatacttttaagtatattttacACTTAAGACGTTCTCCGCAGAATggtgtatttaaaaaaaaagatttttataaaaataacccAGTTTTTAACACGTTCcgacccaaaaaaaaatctagctTGTGTGATTCTACTCGAgaagcaaaaataaattataataacctAATATCATCTCAGTTTGAATGacattttcttatttcaaattatacTTTGATTGTTGTTTGGTGTgaatgttaataacaaaaagcTAGGGGTCGGATTTTGATTGTATTCGATTGGATATTCACGCTGGTTAAATGTTTATAGGAAGAGGAGAGGCGGAAGCGTGAAGAATTGGAACATATCATGGCGGAGAATAACAGAAAAATTGAGGAGGCACAAAGAAAATTggtaatgttattaataatgctgagtttattttttatacattcaTTGTTTTTAGGCGGAAGAAAGACTGGCTATGGTTGAAGAACAACGTAAAAtggaagaagaaaaacaaaaattacgaAAAGAGCAGGAAAAACGTGTTAAAGAGGAACAGAAAAGGATTTTGGGGAAGAATAATTCAAGACCcaaattatcattttcattGAAACCTGTTCTTTAGCagtttttcagttttttataaattgatttttgtgaTAAGAGTGACGGTTTTGATTTGACGCGCGATTCGCGAGTGCTCagattttaattcttttcttttgtaactttcattatgatttaaaagtaatatttacttagggttaatttgtttttctattttatatcttCTCAATTTCTAggtacaattttattataaatctgtttaattatgtttattatttcgaaCTGAATATAGTTAATAATAAGATATTccaataaaatagatttacaaagttttttttcaactacttatttcatattctATAATccatgtacagggtggttcaaattcgatgtccgaataggctaactcggaaactataagagttagaaaaaaagtagcttacatgtcatgatctcgtttttcgagaaactgctaatgccgaaaacctcatagcgctatcgtcttttgtttttccgctagaggctaaaattgaaaatatcataaaaccagcaagcgcaattatcttggttattattatagctggagtattataactaagacattatatggacacttttttacagagaatttgatgacgtagtcaaaaaaaatttgtcggttttagattttgagatattatcacaatgttcgtttttttaaatggaaacaaccactgattattcgcttattaaattcgttatttttttctgattacaaaaatatagggtttgacaggtctatttcttattgttttagaaaaaagctaaaaataaacatttcttttagtgtcttccaagaaattaaatttacagtttcctgtaaattacggtactataattaaaaattaaaaaaaacatatttctgatatttgaaacaaatatatttgttgaactatttaatttatatatgtaattatacaaaagttggaatagattgcattatttcacatttttttattaatttttaatattattcttaaatgacttaataaattattgatagatggcgccatatgttttttttttgaattcaaataaacataacaacatttgtttgtattcaaatattttctgaagtgtcactttaaaactCCTGTCTTTAAGATCAATTacgaaatttttgaaaagtttaacatgttagaatgttacttattaaaaaaattatttgtttttaaatagcaGTAGTtatcttcttatttaattgttaactttttagattttacctaccgccccgtaacttacaggaaactgtaaatttaatttcgtcgacgacactagatggaaattttatacaaaaagtttatttttagctttattctaaaacaataagaaatagacctttcgaaccctatatttttgtaattagaaaaaaatacagaatttaataagcgaataatcagtggttgtttccatttaaaaaaatgaaaattgtcatgatatctcaaaatctaaaaacgaaaaaattgttttgtctacgtcatcaaattctctgtaaaaaagtgtccatataatgtcttaattataatactccacctagagtaataacgaagataattgcacttgctggttttacgatatttccaattttggcctctagttaaaaaacaaaagacgatagcgctatgaggttttcggcattagcagtttctcaaaaaacgagatcatgacatgtaagctactttttttctaactcttatagttttcgagttagcctattcggacatagAATTTGAACCATCCTGTACATTACATATGTTACTTAATTATCCTTCCAGACGCGTGACGTCATCAttacaagtatgcaaccaatatcacagtattggtattgcaatacacAATTTGCGTATTACATAATGCTacttagtgtaaaactagaactagaaagtttcgggtttagccgcacgtctctcaagacggctaaacccgaatgtttctagttctaggttaattttattataaatctatTTAATTATGGTTATTATTTCGAACTTGCAACGAactgaaacaaataaaacattatagatttctttattattttattttgaataaggtGGTAATCCATATCTTTCCGGAAAAAAATCTTCCAAACTATCAACAACTTCAGTAGCTTGTTGAAGTGCTGTCCATGGTGTTGGTTTGCACGGGACACCAACAACTTGCATACAAGCATTTTTAGCAGCTAAAACACCAACTGGGGAGtcttcaaaaactaaacaaaatcGTGGATGGGGGTTTGCCTCAAAAAATGAAGCACAAACCGAAAAGATTTGACCGGAAGGTTTTGATTCGGTCACCCGATAATCATCACCACCACTAAGTACATGATGAAACTTGGAAATTAAATGCTTAATATGTTTCGTTTTAGCTgtaaaagatgttttttttgATGAAGTAGCGATAGCCAttggaattttatgtttataaaggtggttaattaatttttcaacgcCCGGTCTAAGTGGTGCTAATGTTAAAGTATCTTTTGCGCTTTCTCGATATTGTTGATACAACGATTTCCacccaatttttaattttaattctttagcTACCGTTTGCCATGTAGATTTTCCAGTTCTTCCCATTACTTTTAATCGCCAATCTAATGAATATGTTTTGCCATGTTTTCGGAAAACTTTCGCGTAAGCTTCGTCCAGTTTATGTTGATTATCTAATATTGTTCCGTCCAAATCGAAAATACAATGAGTTacctttttgaatttttttaaacattttttcaaaccataattttttattgcataaccaaattttgatattgacattttaatctacccaaaaaaaaagtataaatgaCACTTGGCTTGTGACCTTCCAAGCAGCAAACCACgcgttgttaaaaaaaatgttaaatattggAGATGTACCAAAATTGGAAATTGGAATGCTGTGTAAATACCGTTCAGAAAGAGTTGCCATTCTTTCCAAAGTACAGACATGAatatctttttgaaaatgaactGAAAATTACTTGGTTTGAATCAAACTTTTCACAATCAAGGTATAATTTTGAACACATCAACATTGCAAGTAATGCTTGTACCattattgttatattattGGCTgcaaaatgttttgaaaataaaattcacgtaagattaatttttaatgtattaatttttttcatcacaatttttttagatgttTGGCCCAGAGAAAGATATAAATTACTTCTTAGTAAAAGCATTCGGTGAATGTATTTTAGAAGGAaatgaaattcatcaaaatttaaaacaacgaGGTGCTTTAAGTAATGTTAATTTAACGGTTCCGGAAGGTATTAAACATTCaggattaaataaacaattaggTCTTGTCGAATGGGTaaataaagcatttttaaaattataacgcAACCCAACATACACCAttgtttatgatttttaagaaatgcAAATTACACATGCAACCCCTTGGTTTAACActatataaaaacttaaagAAATGCTGGTTACAATGGTTAAGTTGCAATCTAAGTCAAAAACGTGAAGATCTCTACGTGGTACTAATTTCGGATTCAA contains the following coding sequences:
- the LOC111414649 gene encoding arginine and glutamate-rich protein 1 — protein: MGRSRSRSPKKHHKSKHHKRSRSKDRSERSSSSHSKTYKEKSKERSSKSRKRSNSCSSYSSTDGSTENSRVERYKHKKSKSVRKMDEVERLAEMERQRRQREAEQRMVEEETAKRIEELVNKRVEDELEKRKDEIEREVSKRVEEAKKIMERQMMEEMERRRERQLLEEKNREEEERRKREELEHIMAENNRKIEEAQRKLAEERLAMVEEQRKMEEEKQKLRKEQEKRVKEEQKRILGKNNSRPKLSFSLKPVL
- the LOC111414666 gene encoding probable pseudouridine-5'-phosphatase encodes the protein MSISKFGYAIKNYGLKKCLKKFKKVTHCIFDLDGTILDNQHKLDEAYAKVFRKHGKTYSLDWRLKVMGRTGKSTWQTVAKELKLKIGWKSLYQQYRESAKDTLTLAPLRPGVEKLINHLYKHKIPMAIATSSKKTSFTAKTKHIKHLISKFHHVLSGGDDYRVTESKPSGQIFSVCASFFEANPHPRFCLVFEDSPVGVLAAKNACMQVVGVPCKPTPWTALQQATEVVDSLEDFFPERYGLPPYSK
- the LOC111414664 gene encoding uncharacterized protein, with translation MYQNWKLECCVNTVQKELPFFPKYRHEYLFENELKITWFESNFSQSRYNFEHINIASNACTIIVILLAAKCFENKIHMFGPEKDINYFLVKAFGECILEGNEIHQNLKQRGALSNVNLTVPEGIKHSGLNKQLGLVEWKCKLHMQPLGLTLYKNLKKCWLQWLSCNLSQKREDLYVVLISDSRSVLFILNSTLNTVTLIDSHQHTFDRGAVIAIATRHKMKHLCNWFGDLIYSCYKSTPLLYELSFLYFKGQRGGKSKKKRLKEI